One Turneriella parva DSM 21527 genomic region harbors:
- the rpmA gene encoding 50S ribosomal protein L27, translating to MAHKKGGGSSKNGRDSNSQRLGLKASGGQFVKAGSIIVRQRGTVFHPGTNVLRAKDDSLFTTVPGVVKFERVDKHRQKISVYPVAG from the coding sequence ATGGCACACAAGAAAGGTGGCGGTTCATCGAAGAACGGCCGCGATTCCAATTCACAACGACTCGGCCTTAAGGCTTCGGGCGGCCAGTTTGTTAAGGCTGGTTCAATCATCGTACGCCAGCGTGGCACCGTCTTTCACCCAGGCACGAACGTGCTGCGCGCGAAAGACGACTCGCTTTTCACAACCGTGCCGGGTGTCGTGAAGTTCGAGCGCGTCGACAAGCACCGCCAGAAAATTTCGGTTTATCCGGTCGCTGGCTGA